A region from the Lutra lutra chromosome 1, mLutLut1.2, whole genome shotgun sequence genome encodes:
- the P2RY12 gene encoding P2Y purinoceptor 12: MDNLTSVAVNGSLCTRDYKITQVLFPLLYTVLFFVGLITNSLAMRIFFQIHNKSNFIIFLKNTVISDLLMILTFPFKILSDAKLGTGPLRTFVCQVTSVIFYFTMYISISFLGLITIDRYQKTTRPFKMSNPSNLLGAKILSVVIWAFMFLLSLPNMILTNRRPKDKNVKKCSFLKSEFGLVWHEIVNYICQVIFWINFLIVIVCYTLITKELYRSYVRTRGVGKVPKKKVNIKVFIIIAVFFICFVPFHFARIPYTLSQTRDVFDCSAENTLFYVKESTLWLTSLNACLDPFIYFFLCKSFKNSLMSMLKCHNSATSPSQQNRKKEQDGGDPSEETPM; this comes from the coding sequence ATGGACAACCTCACCTCTGTGGCTGTGAATGGCAGCTTATGCACCAGAGATTACAAGATCACCCAGGTCCTCTTTCCGCTCCTTTACACTGTCCTGTTTTTTGTTGGACTCATCACAAACAGTCTGGCTATGAGGATTTTCTTTCAAATCCACAATAAATCtaactttatcatttttcttaagaACACAGTCATTTCTGATCTTCTCATGATTCTGACTTTTCCATTCAAAATTCTCAGTGATGCCAAACTGGGAACAGGACCACTGAGAACCTTTGTGTGCCAAGTGACCTCtgtcatattttatttcacaatgtacatcagtatttcattccttggACTGATAACTATTGATCGCTACCAGAAAACCACCAGGCCATTTAAGATGTCCAACCCCAGCAATCTCTTGGGGGCTAAAATTCTCTCTGTCGTAATTTGGGCATTCATGTTCTTACTCTCTTTGCCCAACATGATTCTGACCAACAGGAGGCCAAAAgacaagaatgtgaagaaatgcTCTTTCCTCAAATCAGAGTTTGGTCTGGTCTGGCATGAAATAGTCAATTACATCTGTCAAGTCATTTTctggattaattttttaattgtcattGTATGTTATACACTTATTACAAAAGAACTGTACAGGTCATATGTGAGAACAAGGGGCGTAGGCAAAGTCCCCAAGAAAAAGGTAAACATCAAAGTTTTCATTATCattgctgtattttttatttgttttgttcctttccaTTTTGCCCGCATCCCCTACACCCTGAGCCAAACCCGGGATGTCTTTGACTGCTCCGCTGAGAATACTCTGTTTTATGTTAAAGAAAGCACACTTTGGTTGACTTCCTTAAATGCATGCCTGGATCCATTCATCTACTTTTTCCTCTGCAAGTCCTTCAAAAATTCCTTAATGAGTATGCTGAAGTGCCACAATTCTGCAACGTCTCCATcccaacaaaacaggaaaaaagaacaggACGGTGGTGACCCAAGTGAAGAGACTCCAATGTAA